In a single window of the Leifsonia sp. 1010 genome:
- a CDS encoding ABC transporter ATP-binding protein, which produces MELTLTETVARVEAATKTYGTGAGRVNALDGVTLGIPAGRFTAVMGPSGSGKSTLMHVMAGLDSVTGGRVFLGDTEITAMGDAELTLLRRRRIGFVFQSFNLVPTLDVRGNILLPFELDGRRPTRKQNEWIDHLVDTLGLGGRLTHRPHELSGGQQQRAAIVRALATRPDLVFADEPTGNLDSRTGREVLGVLQEAARTFGQSIAMVTHDPVAASYADHIVFLADGRVAAERPQSSAEEISSFMLGMEARA; this is translated from the coding sequence ATGGAGCTGACTCTCACAGAAACGGTGGCGCGCGTCGAAGCGGCCACGAAGACCTACGGCACCGGCGCGGGCCGGGTGAACGCGCTGGACGGCGTCACGCTGGGCATCCCGGCGGGCCGGTTCACGGCCGTCATGGGCCCGAGCGGATCGGGCAAGTCGACCCTGATGCACGTCATGGCGGGGCTCGACTCGGTGACCGGGGGTCGCGTGTTCCTCGGCGACACCGAGATCACCGCGATGGGGGATGCGGAGCTCACGCTGCTGCGCCGCCGCCGCATCGGCTTCGTGTTCCAGTCGTTCAACCTGGTGCCGACGCTCGACGTGCGCGGCAACATCCTGCTCCCGTTCGAGCTGGACGGCCGCCGGCCGACCCGCAAGCAGAACGAGTGGATCGACCACCTCGTCGACACGCTCGGCCTCGGCGGCCGCCTGACCCACCGGCCGCACGAGCTCTCCGGCGGACAGCAGCAGCGCGCCGCGATCGTGCGTGCGCTCGCCACGCGCCCCGACCTCGTCTTCGCGGACGAGCCGACCGGCAACCTCGACTCCCGTACCGGCCGCGAGGTGCTCGGCGTGCTGCAGGAGGCGGCGCGCACGTTCGGCCAGAGCATCGCCATGGTGACCCACGACCCGGTGGCGGCGAGCTACGCCGACCACATCGTCTTCCTCGCCGACGGGCGGGTCGCCGCCGAGCGGCCGCAGTCGTCGGCCGAGGAGATCTCGTCGTTCATGCTCGGGATGGAGGCGCGCGCGTGA
- a CDS encoding alpha/beta hydrolase-fold protein — protein MAAILALYLLVRPTWRRTLAGLIAALAGGLVGWFVVWLVTDVFDVFGVALTPVTTLWTALGFGGVSLAVANLFRSRWWRKVVAIVSIPVFLAAAFCGINADFGAYRNLNDVLGVVPYGALQLHSERGEVVAGTDWKATTTPVVAAELPAKGEVGTVRIPATQSRFPAREAVVYLPPVALTANPPALPVMYALSGQPGAPADMFTAGGVATAMDAFAAQHDGYAPIVVAADQLGGPGRNPMCVDSRDYGDSATYLLTDVRNWVRSHLRVSSDPAGWSVFGYSQGATCAVQFASGRPDLFGSALASSSELGPTLGDEELTISTGFGGSKQAYDKAQPAAMMKANAPYRDSVMVFGAGADDAKYSGFARTLFADAERAGIHAELLSSPGTAHDWKTVRYVLAHGFPTIARQLGLGS, from the coding sequence GTGGCCGCGATCCTCGCGCTCTACCTGCTCGTGCGTCCCACCTGGCGCCGGACCCTCGCCGGCCTGATCGCCGCCCTCGCCGGCGGTCTGGTCGGCTGGTTCGTGGTCTGGCTGGTGACCGACGTCTTCGACGTGTTCGGCGTCGCCCTGACCCCGGTGACCACCCTCTGGACGGCCCTCGGCTTCGGCGGTGTCAGCCTGGCGGTGGCGAACCTGTTCCGCTCCCGCTGGTGGCGGAAGGTCGTGGCGATCGTGAGCATCCCGGTGTTCCTGGCGGCGGCGTTCTGCGGCATCAACGCCGACTTCGGCGCCTACCGCAACCTGAACGACGTGCTCGGCGTGGTGCCCTACGGGGCGCTCCAGCTGCACTCCGAGCGCGGGGAGGTCGTGGCCGGCACCGACTGGAAGGCGACGACGACGCCGGTGGTCGCGGCGGAGCTCCCGGCGAAGGGCGAGGTCGGCACCGTCCGCATCCCGGCCACGCAGTCCCGGTTCCCGGCGCGCGAGGCTGTCGTCTACCTCCCGCCGGTCGCGCTGACGGCGAATCCTCCCGCGCTTCCGGTGATGTACGCGCTCTCGGGTCAGCCGGGGGCGCCGGCCGACATGTTCACCGCCGGGGGAGTCGCCACGGCGATGGATGCGTTCGCTGCTCAGCACGACGGCTACGCTCCCATCGTGGTCGCCGCCGACCAGCTGGGCGGCCCCGGGCGCAACCCGATGTGCGTCGATTCCCGCGATTACGGCGACTCGGCGACGTATCTGTTGACGGATGTGCGGAATTGGGTGCGTTCTCACCTGCGAGTGAGCAGCGACCCGGCAGGATGGAGCGTGTTCGGCTACTCGCAGGGGGCGACCTGCGCTGTGCAGTTCGCGAGCGGGCGGCCGGACCTGTTCGGCTCCGCGCTCGCGTCGTCGAGCGAACTCGGGCCGACGTTGGGGGATGAGGAGCTGACCATCAGCACGGGATTCGGCGGGTCCAAGCAGGCCTACGACAAGGCGCAGCCGGCCGCGATGATGAAGGCGAACGCGCCGTACCGCGACTCGGTGATGGTGTTCGGGGCCGGCGCCGACGACGCGAAGTACTCCGGTTTCGCCCGCACGCTGTTCGCCGACGCCGAGCGTGCCGGCATCCACGCAGAGCTGCTCAGCTCGCCCGGCACCGCGCACGACTGGAAGACCGTGCGCTACGTGCTCGCGCACGGCTTCCCGACGATCGCGCGGCAGTTGGGGCTCGGGTCGTGA
- a CDS encoding DUF2156 domain-containing protein: protein MKPAALAQRTGRLIASHPFTTGVTLLILVLALITGPIRGPHRPLRGWLGAGAVQLLDGHWWSPFTAVLFTDDLLELIVVLVLTVVLVGASERLMGTWRTALAFFGTAVVGIVVGAVIQVAANDIGELWARNVHGLLVLDAFTAIGGTIMTASAFAGTLWRRRIRVITLLVAIMYLLYSGLPSDFYRLLAVLTGLALGPLLRQAKVSGGWLRSSHHEVRVLLASALTITAVGPVIGLLGSTRYGLLSPVGLLFSNEAPSATSVIQRCQAFAVTRDCFRELTLERINGLGPVLLSVLPLLLLLVAAYGLLRGRRFAVWLAVAVNGLLALLSALYYGILPIASARPSVSPRYWEVTFILALSTLVPLAMAILLVVFRRHFTVMPSAKAVRRYVYLVLGTGVGLVAVYVLVGWLQRDTGFTRPIDVGDLFADVLERFVPVSFLRREPLQYLPTTPLATIVYHNIGTVFWLVAIIGAIPPMLGRGLRRRGNTEDAHVRELLHRGGGDAISFMATWPGNSYWFDPIGGGAIAYRVEGRVALTTGGPFGALGPHDGAIQGFARFCDDNGWIPVFYSVEARYTSLFERLGWSTMTVAEETVIRPQLWATTGKKWQDVRSSINRAQRAGIRSEWTTYAALPLTSAVQLSDISEQWVAEKDLPEMGFTLGGLDELRDPEVRLMLAVDEDGRIEAVTSWLPTYRAGIVVGWTLDFMRRRPDSINGVMEFLIAEAATRMKDDGIEFMSLSAAPLAHTAAAQEGGKDTMDRLLGYLSSSLEPVYGFRSLLKFKQKFQPELHPLIMAYPDPVALPAIGIALVRAYLPGLSMRQAATFVRGRG from the coding sequence GTGAAACCGGCCGCTCTCGCGCAGCGGACCGGGCGGCTCATCGCGAGCCACCCGTTCACGACCGGGGTGACGCTGCTCATCCTGGTGCTCGCGCTCATCACCGGGCCGATCCGCGGGCCGCACCGGCCGCTCCGCGGATGGCTGGGCGCGGGCGCCGTCCAGCTGCTGGACGGGCACTGGTGGTCGCCGTTCACGGCCGTGCTCTTCACCGACGATCTGCTCGAACTGATCGTCGTGCTGGTCCTCACCGTCGTGCTGGTGGGCGCCTCCGAACGCCTGATGGGCACCTGGCGCACCGCGCTGGCGTTCTTCGGCACGGCCGTCGTCGGCATCGTCGTGGGCGCTGTCATCCAGGTGGCGGCGAACGACATCGGCGAGCTCTGGGCGCGGAATGTCCACGGGCTGCTCGTGCTCGACGCGTTCACCGCGATCGGCGGCACGATCATGACGGCGAGCGCCTTCGCCGGAACGCTCTGGCGGCGCCGCATCCGCGTGATCACGCTGCTCGTCGCGATCATGTACCTGCTGTACTCGGGCCTGCCGTCCGACTTCTACCGGCTGCTCGCCGTGCTGACCGGACTGGCACTCGGTCCGCTGCTGCGGCAGGCGAAGGTGTCGGGCGGATGGCTGCGCAGCTCGCACCACGAGGTCCGGGTGCTGCTCGCCTCGGCGCTGACCATCACCGCCGTCGGCCCGGTCATCGGACTCCTCGGCTCGACGCGGTACGGCCTGCTCTCGCCGGTCGGCCTGCTGTTCAGCAACGAGGCGCCGAGCGCGACCTCGGTCATCCAGCGCTGCCAGGCGTTCGCCGTGACGCGCGACTGCTTCCGCGAGCTGACGCTGGAGCGGATCAACGGCCTCGGCCCGGTGCTCCTCTCGGTGCTCCCGCTGCTCCTGCTCCTCGTCGCTGCCTACGGGCTCCTGCGGGGGCGACGGTTCGCGGTGTGGCTGGCTGTGGCCGTGAACGGGCTGCTGGCGCTGCTCTCGGCGCTGTACTACGGCATCCTTCCGATCGCATCCGCCCGGCCGTCGGTCTCTCCGCGGTACTGGGAGGTCACCTTCATCCTCGCGCTGTCGACGCTCGTGCCGCTGGCGATGGCCATCCTGCTCGTCGTGTTCCGGCGTCACTTCACCGTCATGCCGTCGGCCAAGGCGGTGCGGAGGTACGTCTACCTGGTGCTCGGGACCGGGGTCGGACTCGTGGCGGTCTACGTGCTCGTCGGCTGGTTGCAGCGCGACACCGGCTTCACGCGCCCCATCGACGTCGGCGACCTGTTCGCGGATGTGCTCGAGCGGTTCGTGCCGGTCAGCTTCCTGCGGCGTGAGCCCCTGCAGTACCTGCCGACAACGCCGCTTGCGACGATCGTTTACCACAACATCGGAACGGTGTTCTGGCTCGTCGCGATCATCGGCGCGATCCCGCCGATGCTGGGCCGCGGGCTGCGGCGCCGCGGGAACACGGAGGATGCGCACGTGCGCGAGCTGCTGCACCGCGGCGGCGGCGACGCGATCTCCTTCATGGCGACCTGGCCGGGCAACTCGTACTGGTTCGACCCGATCGGCGGCGGCGCGATCGCCTACCGCGTGGAGGGGCGCGTCGCGCTGACGACCGGCGGACCGTTCGGGGCGCTCGGTCCGCACGACGGAGCCATCCAGGGGTTCGCCCGGTTCTGCGACGACAACGGCTGGATCCCGGTGTTCTACAGCGTGGAGGCGCGGTACACGTCGCTGTTCGAGCGTCTCGGCTGGTCGACCATGACCGTGGCGGAGGAGACCGTCATCCGTCCGCAGCTGTGGGCGACGACGGGCAAGAAGTGGCAGGACGTCCGCTCGTCGATCAACCGAGCGCAGCGCGCCGGCATCCGCTCGGAGTGGACGACGTATGCCGCCCTCCCGCTCACCTCGGCAGTGCAGTTGTCCGACATCTCGGAGCAGTGGGTCGCCGAGAAGGACCTCCCGGAGATGGGCTTCACCCTCGGCGGCCTCGACGAGCTCCGCGACCCCGAAGTGCGCCTGATGCTGGCGGTGGACGAGGACGGTCGGATCGAGGCCGTCACCAGCTGGCTGCCGACCTACCGCGCCGGGATCGTCGTCGGCTGGACGCTCGACTTCATGCGGCGGCGCCCCGACAGCATCAACGGCGTCATGGAGTTCCTCATCGCCGAGGCCGCGACCCGGATGAAGGACGACGGCATCGAGTTCATGTCGCTCTCCGCCGCGCCGCTCGCCCACACGGCGGCGGCCCAGGAGGGCGGCAAGGACACTATGGACCGCCTGCTCGGCTACCTCAGCTCGTCGCTCGAGCCGGTGTACGGATTCCGCTCGCTGCTCAAGTTCAAGCAGAAGTTCCAGCCGGAGCTGCACCCGCTGATCATGGCCTACCCGGACCCCGTCGCCCTGCCCGCGATCGGCATCGCGCTGGTCCGCGCGTACCTGCCTGGGCTGTCCATGCGGCAGGCGGCGACGTTCGTGCGGGGGCGCGGCTGA
- a CDS encoding ABC transporter permease, with protein MSRPFSAFRANARDHRAGILVAALSAAFGVALVGGVDVMAAFIAGSSMGERASVQLALGIVAGIFFVVAVYVGAIVTTNTFATVIAGRTRTIALLRLIGSSARTQRRSVAGEGLAVGLIGAAVGGAAAAALSLLAVRLLMMAGVLPEAQYPVLSLLMVPPAVIVVLTTWLASWVGSRRVLTVTPVQALGAAQERPAAAVRSRGRLAVSLVLILSGAALLVFGLLLGTGVFVRVSATLAQLSSYGVLVALPGGILSFTGIVLAAPFFLPSVLRAVGLLFGRGAAGRLAAANAVRNPERSSRTAIGLVIGVTLITMFVVAASTWQALIRDAEAREPGMYEGSDGIIGVTMAVFTVLVGFSAMIAACGVVNTLSLSVLQRSRELGLLRALGFTAGQVRRMVLAESAQLTVASVLTGLALGTLYGWIGAQSLLGMIPGGGVLAPVLPWPFLGAIVLGAAVLAVVAALAPTRRATRVSPVAALAVE; from the coding sequence GTGAGCCGCCCCTTCTCGGCCTTCCGAGCGAACGCGCGCGACCACCGCGCCGGCATCCTCGTCGCGGCCCTCAGCGCGGCCTTCGGCGTCGCCCTGGTCGGAGGGGTGGATGTGATGGCCGCGTTCATCGCCGGATCATCGATGGGGGAGCGCGCCAGTGTCCAGCTCGCTCTCGGGATCGTCGCCGGCATCTTCTTCGTCGTCGCCGTCTACGTCGGCGCGATCGTCACGACCAACACTTTCGCCACCGTCATCGCGGGCCGCACGCGCACGATCGCGCTGCTGCGGCTGATCGGCTCCAGCGCACGGACGCAGCGTCGTTCCGTCGCCGGCGAGGGTCTGGCGGTCGGTCTGATCGGGGCCGCGGTCGGGGGAGCCGCTGCCGCGGCGCTCTCGCTCCTCGCCGTCCGGCTTCTGATGATGGCGGGCGTCCTCCCGGAGGCGCAGTATCCCGTCTTGAGCCTGCTGATGGTTCCGCCGGCGGTCATCGTCGTCCTCACCACCTGGCTCGCGTCCTGGGTGGGCAGCCGACGCGTGCTCACGGTGACGCCGGTGCAGGCGCTGGGCGCTGCGCAGGAGCGCCCCGCCGCCGCGGTGCGTAGCCGCGGTCGGCTGGCGGTATCGCTCGTCCTGATCCTGTCGGGCGCGGCGCTGCTGGTCTTCGGGCTCCTCCTCGGCACCGGCGTGTTCGTGCGCGTCAGCGCGACTCTCGCCCAGCTGTCGTCCTACGGCGTGCTCGTCGCGCTGCCGGGCGGGATCCTCTCGTTCACCGGGATCGTGCTGGCCGCGCCGTTCTTCCTCCCCTCCGTGCTGCGGGCGGTCGGCCTGCTGTTCGGCCGGGGAGCCGCGGGCCGTCTGGCCGCGGCCAATGCCGTGCGCAACCCGGAGCGCAGCTCCCGCACCGCGATCGGCCTGGTCATCGGGGTCACGCTGATCACGATGTTCGTGGTGGCGGCATCCACCTGGCAGGCGCTGATCCGGGATGCCGAGGCGCGCGAGCCGGGAATGTACGAAGGCAGCGACGGCATCATCGGGGTCACGATGGCGGTGTTCACGGTGCTCGTCGGGTTCTCGGCGATGATCGCGGCATGCGGTGTCGTCAACACGCTGTCGCTCAGCGTGCTGCAGCGGAGCCGCGAGCTCGGACTCCTGCGCGCGCTCGGCTTCACGGCCGGGCAGGTGCGGAGGATGGTCCTCGCCGAGAGCGCTCAGCTGACCGTCGCCTCTGTGCTGACTGGGCTTGCGCTGGGGACGCTCTACGGCTGGATCGGCGCGCAGTCGCTGCTCGGGATGATCCCCGGCGGAGGCGTCCTCGCCCCCGTCCTTCCCTGGCCGTTCCTGGGCGCGATCGTCCTGGGCGCCGCCGTTCTCGCCGTCGTCGCCGCCCTCGCGCCGACCCGCAGGGCCACGCGTGTCTCGCCCGTTGCGGCCCTCGCCGTGGAGTGA